Sequence from the Priestia megaterium genome:
TAGGACTGTTAGGGGCTATTAGAAGGTATGATGCTTCATTTGGAAGAAGCTTTGAATCGTTTGCTGTTCCTACAATCATTGGAGAGATTAAGCGATTTTTACGCGATAAAACGTGGAGTGTTCACGTACCACGCCGCATCAAAGAATTAGGTCCTAAAATTAAAGCAGCTGTCGAAGAGCTAACAACCCGTTTACAGCGATCTCCTCAAGTGAAAGAAATTGCTGATCATATCGGAGTGACAGAGGAAGAAATTTTAGAAACGATGGAGATGGGGCAAAGTTATCAAGCGTTGTCTGTTGATCATTCCATTGAAGCAGACTCTGATGGAAGTACTGTTACAATCCTTGATTTAGTAGGTGAACAAGAGTCGGGTTATGAGAAAACTGATCAGCGCTTAGTGTTAGAAAAGATTCTTCATGTATTAAGCGATAGAGAAAAAGAAGTGATTCGCTATACATTTATTGAAAATCTGAGTCAAAAAGATGCCGGTGAGAAGCTAGGGATTTCTCAAATGCATGTATCTCGACTGCAAAGAAGAGCTCTTGATAAGCTAAGGACTGCAGCTCGCTCAGATTCTAACGATTCGGAGTATATGTCGTGATGACAGTAGACCCTAATACAAAGTTGATTCAAACTCATATATACCAAGAGCCAAAGCAAGGGAACGTATGTTGTGGAGATAGTTACTATGTCAAAGAAACGGATGACTATTTTCTATGTGCAGTGGCAGATGGATTAGGAAGCGGTGAACAAGCCAGAGCCGCTTCTGTAGCTGTTACGGATGTAGCGAAAGCTCATCATCATCTAGATGTGGATGAGATCATTTCTAAGTGCAACAAAGCTACTCGACATACAAGAGGTGCGGCAGTAGCTATTTTGAAAATTGATAAAAAACATAACGAATTTCATTACACAAATGTAGGTAATATCCGCTTTTATCTGTATTCTCCGGAGGGGAAATTAACGTACCCTCTGCCAATTCAAGGTTTTTTATCAGGGAAAATTCAAAAGTTCCGCACACAAACCTTCCCATATGACTCCGGTTCTAAATTTTTGATTCATACAGATGGCTTAGAATTAAAAGAGATTAAATCTGTTTTTGCTAACTCGATGAATGTAGATCAATTGTCGACACGGCTACAGGCAGCAATTCGATCTCATAATGACGATATTACGTATATCGCTGGTCATCTTCCAACTGCATAGCTTTCTTTTTAGCTCACATGTGTTATTGCATGTGAGTTTTGTTACAATAGAGACAAAGTTTCATTTAGGTAGGAGGATAAGGTGTGTCTGTTGCAACGAAATTAGATAATCAAATTGTTCAACGTGTAAGTAAAGAGGTGGAGATTTCACAAAAGCAAGTACAAAACGTAATTGCTTTAGTAGAAGACGGTAATACAGTTCCCTTTATTGCTCGATATAGAAAAGAACAAACCGGTGCTTTGGATGAAGTCCAAATCCGGAATATTTTAGATTCCTGGAACTACTTAATGAATTTAGAGGAGCGTAAAGAGGAAGTTCTTCGATTAATTGAAGAACAAGGGAAATTAACTGAGGAACTGGCTGCTCAAATTCATCAAGCGAAGAAATTGCAGCAATTAGAAGATTTATACCGCCCTTTTAAGCAAAAACGACGTACAAAAGCAACTGTAGCAAAAGAAAAAGGTCTTGAACCATTAGCACAGTGGCTACTAAGTTTCCCGCGCTCTGACG
This genomic interval carries:
- the sigB gene encoding RNA polymerase sigma factor SigB, whose protein sequence is MKTQSQPMKLTKEQVQERIERFQKTQDEEAQSDLVVHYKNLVESIARRYSKGRSLHEDIVQVGMLGLLGAIRRYDASFGRSFESFAVPTIIGEIKRFLRDKTWSVHVPRRIKELGPKIKAAVEELTTRLQRSPQVKEIADHIGVTEEEILETMEMGQSYQALSVDHSIEADSDGSTVTILDLVGEQESGYEKTDQRLVLEKILHVLSDREKEVIRYTFIENLSQKDAGEKLGISQMHVSRLQRRALDKLRTAARSDSNDSEYMS
- a CDS encoding PP2C family serine/threonine-protein phosphatase: MTVDPNTKLIQTHIYQEPKQGNVCCGDSYYVKETDDYFLCAVADGLGSGEQARAASVAVTDVAKAHHHLDVDEIISKCNKATRHTRGAAVAILKIDKKHNEFHYTNVGNIRFYLYSPEGKLTYPLPIQGFLSGKIQKFRTQTFPYDSGSKFLIHTDGLELKEIKSVFANSMNVDQLSTRLQAAIRSHNDDITYIAGHLPTA